Proteins encoded in a region of the Megalops cyprinoides isolate fMegCyp1 chromosome 3, fMegCyp1.pri, whole genome shotgun sequence genome:
- the plac8l1 gene encoding PLAC8-like protein 1 — protein MDDMHGREDTGPTETAQLEPLLEEAGIPTDRAETCRAGSGSWSRRISAMELPVLTQPGLGVTTTTVTTITQTGGDWTTGLFNVCGDVTTCAIGAVVPCCLDLSLAHQYGECLCLPLLPGSTFAMRVGIRERFKIRGSVCEDWLTVYCCYPLAVCQMIREMKRRLKSQTYQVSTALESS, from the exons ATGGACGACATGCATGGCAGGGAGGATACTGGGCCCACAGAGAC CGCTCAGCTGGAGCCCCTCCTCGAAGAGGCCGGCATCCCGACTGACAGGGCAGAAACCTGTCGGGCAGGAAGTGGGAGCTGGTCCCGGCGCATATCTGCAATGGAACTTCCTGTGCTCACTCAGCCCGGCCTGGGGGTCACCACGACGACAGTGACCACGATCACGCAGACCGGTGGAGACTGGACCACAGGCCTCTTCAATGTGTGTGGAGACGTGACCACAT GTGCCATTGGGGCTGTGGTCCCTTGCTGCCTGGACCTGAGTCTGGCTCATCAGTACGGCGAGTGCCTGTGTCTGCCGCTGCTCCCCGGGTCCACGTTCGCCATGCGCGTGGGGATCAGGGAGAGATTCAAAATTCGG GGCTCCGTCTGTGAAGACTGGCTCACCGTCTACTGCTGCTACCCCTTAGCAGTCTGCCAGATGATCCGCGAGATGAAGAGGAGGCTGAAGAGCCAGACCTACCAGGTGTCCACGGCGCTGGAGAGCTCGTGA
- the LOC118774543 gene encoding glutaredoxin domain-containing cysteine-rich protein 2, with product MTNPPVRRDRQRAAGAHLTEPQPAAGEPSVRTDPGVTRVRLLPDSRPTPAAMTERQRKPSPHRHEGKPRKVRFKIASSYSGRVLKHVYEDGQELESPGEKYPHSFIHGKMPHHLEMDQLCGFEGLEESGLYPTTGLIAQRINVYRGMTNYRPPAYEELSDADSKSPVLDFGKIIIYTSNLRIIRSPQRKGELTKSVPLGREGGGDYSHGQDGEGKPRRRALCGAGEEQPQHPAYEGAPSCPQCGGSGCAPCSLCHGSKLSMLANRFNESIPDLRCQACYPDGLQRCQSCAQ from the exons ATGACAAACCCACCTGTC AGGAGGGACAGGCAGCGGGCGGCCGGAGCGCATCTCACCGAGCCGCAGCCTGCCGCAGGTGAGCCTAGCGTTCGGACGGACCCTGGTGTGACTCGCGTCCGACTCCTGCCCGATTCCCGCCCGACTCCCGCTGCCATGACCGAGCGCCAGAGGAAGCCGAGCCCGCACCGGCACGAAGGCAAACCGCGGAAGGTGCGGTTCAAGATCGCCTCCTCCTACAGTGGCCGGGTGCTGAAGCACGTGTATGAGGACGGACAGGAACTCGAGAGCCCCGGGGAGAAGTACCCCCACAGCTTCATCCACGGGAAGATGCCCCACCACCTGGAGATGGACCAACTCTGCGGCTTCGAGGGCCTGGAGGAGTCCGGTCTCTACCCCACCACGGGACTGATCGCCCAGAGGATAAATGTCTACAGAGGCATGACGAATTACAGGCCCCCTGCTTACGAAGAACTGTCAGATGCAGATTCTAAA tcGCCGGTTCTGGACTTTGGGAAGATAATCATCTACACCAGCAATCTGCGAATAATCAGGTCCCCTCAGAGGAAGGGCGAGTTAACAAAAAGTGTTCCCCTGGGccgagagggagggggcgaTTATTCGCACGGGCAGGATGGAGAGGGCAAGCCAAGGCGGCGGGCTTTGTGTGGCGCCGGGGAAGAGCAACCCCAGCACCCAGCATATGAG GGTGCTCCGAGCTGCCCGCAGTGTGGAGGCTCGGGCTGCGCCCCTTGCTCCCTGTGCCACGGAAGCAAGCTGTCGATGCTGGCCAACCGCTTCAACGAGTCCATTCCGGACCTGCGGTGCCAGGCGTGTTACCCCGACGGGCTGCAGCGCTGCCAGTCGTGCGCGCAGTAG